A part of Kiloniellales bacterium genomic DNA contains:
- the puhB gene encoding photosynthetic complex putative assembly protein PuhB, translating to MSHDDFDFEPIPGLPQELPPGETILWQGRPDWWGLALRVFHFRKVAIYFWILVAWQGVTALWDGEGTAAAALAMAGVLPIALLGLAILAGLAALYARTTIYTITNKRVILRFGIALPMSVNFPFTLVERAALRACGDGTGDVPLALKGPDRVAYLILWPFARPGRYRNPQPMLRALPEADSVAGILAAALKAELGEGRVHPRAVAPRKAPKAGAAEPDLAVVG from the coding sequence ATGAGTCACGACGACTTCGACTTCGAGCCGATCCCGGGGCTTCCGCAGGAACTGCCGCCGGGCGAGACGATACTCTGGCAAGGCAGGCCCGATTGGTGGGGCCTGGCCCTGCGGGTCTTCCATTTCAGGAAGGTGGCGATCTATTTCTGGATCCTGGTCGCCTGGCAGGGCGTGACCGCGCTCTGGGACGGCGAAGGGACTGCCGCCGCGGCCCTGGCGATGGCCGGCGTCCTGCCGATCGCCCTGCTGGGGCTCGCTATCCTGGCGGGGCTCGCCGCGCTCTACGCCCGCACAACGATCTACACCATCACCAACAAACGGGTGATCCTGCGCTTCGGCATCGCCCTGCCGATGTCGGTCAACTTTCCCTTCACCCTGGTCGAGCGGGCCGCCCTGCGCGCCTGCGGCGACGGGACCGGGGATGTTCCGCTCGCACTCAAGGGTCCGGACCGGGTCGCCTATCTGATCCTCTGGCCCTTCGCCCGGCCCGGCCGCTACCGCAACCCGCAGCCCATGCTGCGCGCCTTGCCGGAGGCGGATTCGGTCGCCGGGATCCTGGCCGCCGCCCTGAAGGCGGAGCTGGGCGAGGGCCGGGTCCACCCGCGCGCCGTCGCGCCACGCAAGGCCCCGAAGGCCGGCGCGGCCGAGCCGGACCTTGCCGTCGTCGGCTAG
- the puhA gene encoding photosynthetic reaction center subunit H gives MEIGAITGYVDVAQVVLYAFWAFFFGLIYYLHTENKREGYPLETDHLDPAKRKMVQGLTHLPAPKAFVMADGSTVHAPDPARADSRALKAIATAKTGGSTITPDGNPMLAEIGPGSYAERADTPDLTFDGKPKIVPMRVATSFHVEERDPDPRGMPVVGADRKVAGTVKDIWVDLGEFMARFLEMEIGGPGGRSALLPINLAVVDRRAGKVKVESLLSGQFAQIPALANPDRVTRLEEEKIYGYFGAGTLYATRRRTEPML, from the coding sequence ATGGAAATCGGTGCAATCACGGGCTACGTGGACGTCGCGCAGGTTGTCCTTTACGCCTTTTGGGCCTTCTTCTTCGGTCTGATCTACTACCTGCACACGGAGAACAAGCGCGAAGGCTATCCGCTGGAAACCGACCACCTGGATCCGGCAAAGCGAAAAATGGTGCAGGGGCTGACCCACCTTCCGGCGCCCAAGGCCTTTGTTATGGCCGACGGATCGACCGTGCATGCGCCCGATCCCGCCCGGGCCGACAGCCGCGCCCTGAAGGCAATCGCGACGGCGAAGACCGGCGGTTCGACGATCACCCCAGACGGGAATCCGATGCTGGCGGAGATCGGACCGGGCTCCTATGCGGAGCGCGCGGACACACCGGACCTTACCTTCGACGGCAAGCCGAAGATCGTGCCGATGCGCGTGGCGACGTCCTTCCACGTCGAGGAGCGCGATCCCGATCCCCGCGGCATGCCGGTGGTCGGCGCCGACCGCAAGGTCGCCGGCACGGTCAAGGACATCTGGGTCGACCTCGGCGAGTTCATGGCCCGCTTCCTCGAGATGGAGATCGGCGGGCCGGGCGGCCGCTCGGCGCTTCTGCCGATCAACCTGGCGGTCGTCGACCGCAGGGCCGGGAAGGTCAAAGTCGAGTCGCTCCTGTCTGGTCAGTTCGCGCAGATCCCGGCGCTCGCCAACCCGGACCGTGTGACCCGCCTTGAGGAGGAGAAGATCTACGGCTACTTCGGCGCTGGCACGCTCTACGCCACGCGCCGGCGCACGGAGCCGATGCTATGA
- a CDS encoding BCD family MFS transporter — protein MRQKDVALAAAWTRLGPRFLPFADAASDELPLGRLLRLSLFQVSVGMAVVLLTGTLNRVMIVELWVPAWLVALMVALPLVFAPFRALIGFKSDTYRSFLGWRRVPYIWYGSLLQFGGLAIMPFALLVLSGDTRGGSPVWGQYGAALAFLMVGAGMHTTQTAGLALATDLAKEDNRPRVVALLYVMLLVGMVFSAIFLGALLEDFSPKRLIQVVQGAAVITVALNLIALWKQEARDPRRTAHHLPRIKFRDAWRRFSEGQRSTRLLLAVALGAAGFSMQDILLEPYGGEILGLSVGATTTLTALLAGGTLLGLGLAARQLSRGQDPHRLAGFGAVIGVFAFSGIIFSAPMDSALLFRLGTALIGFGGGLFAVGTMIAAMALARDGNSGMAVGAWGAVHATATGGAIALGGALRDFVGGLAQDGALGVALADPSVGYSVVYHLEIFLLFAALAAIGPLVRPPGVPAEAPDGKFGLVEIPG, from the coding sequence ATGAGGCAGAAAGACGTGGCACTGGCGGCAGCCTGGACGCGGCTCGGCCCGCGCTTCCTGCCCTTCGCCGATGCCGCATCGGACGAGCTGCCGCTGGGCCGCCTGCTGCGGCTGTCGCTCTTTCAGGTCTCGGTCGGCATGGCGGTGGTCCTGCTGACCGGCACCCTGAACCGGGTGATGATCGTCGAGCTCTGGGTGCCGGCCTGGCTGGTCGCGCTCATGGTCGCCTTGCCGCTGGTCTTCGCGCCTTTCCGCGCCCTGATCGGCTTCAAGTCGGACACCTATCGCTCCTTCCTCGGCTGGCGACGGGTGCCCTACATCTGGTACGGCTCGCTGCTGCAGTTCGGCGGTCTGGCGATCATGCCCTTCGCCCTCTTGGTTCTTTCGGGTGACACCCGCGGCGGCTCGCCGGTCTGGGGCCAGTACGGCGCGGCCTTGGCCTTTCTCATGGTCGGCGCCGGCATGCACACGACTCAGACCGCGGGCCTGGCCCTGGCCACCGACCTCGCGAAGGAAGACAACCGGCCCAGGGTCGTCGCCCTGCTTTACGTGATGCTGCTGGTCGGCATGGTCTTTAGCGCCATCTTCCTAGGCGCCCTGCTCGAGGATTTCAGCCCCAAGCGGCTGATCCAGGTGGTTCAGGGCGCGGCCGTGATTACGGTTGCCTTGAATCTGATCGCCCTGTGGAAACAGGAGGCCCGCGATCCCAGGCGGACGGCGCACCACCTGCCGAGGATCAAGTTCCGCGACGCCTGGCGCCGCTTCAGCGAGGGCCAAAGGTCGACCCGGCTGCTGCTTGCGGTCGCGCTTGGCGCGGCGGGCTTCAGCATGCAGGACATCCTGCTCGAGCCCTACGGCGGCGAGATCCTGGGTCTCTCGGTTGGCGCGACCACGACGCTGACTGCACTGCTCGCGGGCGGGACCCTGCTCGGGCTGGGGCTGGCCGCCCGGCAACTCTCGCGCGGCCAGGACCCTCACCGCTTGGCAGGCTTCGGCGCGGTGATCGGCGTCTTCGCCTTCTCCGGCATCATCTTCTCGGCGCCGATGGACTCGGCCCTGCTGTTCCGGCTCGGCACCGCGCTGATCGGCTTCGGCGGCGGGCTCTTCGCCGTCGGCACCATGATCGCGGCCATGGCGCTGGCGCGCGACGGCAACAGCGGCATGGCGGTCGGGGCCTGGGGGGCGGTCCACGCGACGGCCACCGGCGGCGCGATCGCGCTCGGCGGCGCCTTGCGGGACTTCGTCGGCGGCTTGGCGCAAGACGGCGCACTCGGTGTCGCTCTGGCCGATCCCTCGGTCGGCTATTCCGTCGTCTATCACTTGGAAATCTTTTTGCTCTTTGCCGCCTTGGCGGCGATCGGCCCCCTGGTACGCCCGCCCGGCGTTCCAGCGGAGGCGCCCGATGGGAAGTTCGGGCTGGTCGAAATCCCAGGCTAG